The Marasmius oreades isolate 03SP1 chromosome 9, whole genome shotgun sequence sequence GGGCAATGGTAGTTAGCAATCCTAATGCATGTATTAAAATAGATGGAAGCAGTTAACCCTGTCTCTGGAAGGCCGACGCTCGACCTGAAGTTCACGCCACGTAAGGGTACTCCATCTCAGCAGTGAATTGTTTATAGCCTCAAGACACCCTCCCTTCAATTTGAACACTGCAGCGGTTTCAACGACTTGATTGAAAACACTCTTGCTGGTTGTAATAATGAGCGAGACGACGTAGCACCGCACTCGATAACTTCGAGTGCGGTCACTGCGGTATATTGGGCGAATTCTCAGAACCGGAAATGGCAACGACAGTTGGCTTCATGGGGTTATACTCTAGGTATGCTTTGGCGTTCATCTAGAGAATTCTTAACGATCAGTTTGAATAGTCGAACTTGTAGAGAACGGAAACGTATGTGCTCGACCTAGGTAACGCCATATCCGCTTCTGGAGGTATTTTACTTTGTCTTCCCCCCACATGAAGCCATTTGCCAGTAAGAACGCCTGTAAAGCACCTCTGAACTCCTTGTAAGCACCGAAACGGTAACCGATATCACCACCTAGAAGGAAGTGAAACGATTAAAAGACAGGATCGCTTGCGATAAAGATACCGAGAGAAACGTACATACTATGGTATCCATGCTTCAACAACTCAGCATGAGATTAAGACAGAACCTTCTAATCCTAATCTCCACCTCTGACTCCCCTTCGGTCAAGTCTGAACCACCCGTTCCATTCCCATGTTCAACAGCCAAGGCATTCTTGAATGTCTGTTTGAAACCAAAGAACTTGAGGATGGAGAAATTGATGGTCGGACGGAGTCGAAGGCCACCTTCGCCGCCTTCAATGTAAAGCAGAGCCGTAATGAAGGAAAATCGAACGTAAGCGTCGTCGGGAAGACACCAAAAACGAAAGCTTGGCACTTGAAGTCGGAATCCATGGTTGACCTGAGCTTTATCGTCTTCCCATACAACGCATTGGGTGATTCGTTCGGGGAGTTGTACGATAGCGAGACCCTTTTGGTATGGTGAGTTGGCTTTCAAGAAGGATGGAAGGCTGAGAGGAAGCTCAACGAGCTGCCGTTGGGCATGAAGCTGAGGTTTGAACCAAAGCCTTCGCCATCACGGAAATTAGGATAGGCGACCAGTCATTTGGGTAGAACCAAGCACTGCGCTGTTCAACTGGGTAAGCAGGGAAAAGGCGAAAATACATACATGAAAGACGCACCTCACGATTCGAACTCTGCGGTTTTCTCTTCCCAATCTCTTTCTTCGGAAAAATTGCATGCTACGTTCAAAATGCACTGTTATTGCTAATGACGCCATTATCTTCATCCAGAAGGCCAACGTTCGACCTGAGATCCGCGTCGCGTAGATGAGAAAGAGTAGCAACAAGCAAGTCGGGGCCTTGAGAAATGGGTACGATTCTTGAAGTCTCGCTGGGGGAAGTGTTGGAAATGAAATAGGGGAGGTGGAAAAACGGGCACCGAGATTTGGTCTGAAGCACAAGGGTGAAAAGGATGATCGTAGAATCGTCGGATAAGTTGGaacagaagacgaagatcAAGTAGCCACATATCGAAGACTATAAAAGATACTAAATATGCTAACACTATGCGAAGTGAAAAAAGAGAGTGAAAAATTTGCGAAGGATTTCATGGGAGGAGCGGGGGCGACATGGCGGTTGCGGTGGGAGAAGGTGTCAAAGTGGATATAAAGGGAAATAAGTTCTCACCCTTAAGAAGCAGAAAAAGCAACAGCCTCGTCCTCgtacctcggactcggaatTTGGTCACATGACACATTTATCCGGACCGGTCTATGATTTACCCGGATTGCAGGTAAAAACGTTTGGGATGTAGTGCACCCGCGATTAGGTCAAAGTTATTAGCAATGCTAATTAGCAGTATCCTTAGAACCCCCAAATATTTGACGCTAATTAGGTTACTTATTGCTAATTAGGGTTCACAGTGCTCCTTTAGATGTAGAAACATTCTTTAAGTAGTTTTGAGAAAATTTGCTCGCAATTTCAATTCCATGACGTGGAGGTGTCACGTGTGAGTGGCAGTGTTAAATCTTGTCGCGTTCAGAACGCGTCTCTCGGACTTTGCTGGTACTTTCTTGCGTTCAAACTCAACAAATGGAAGTCGAGAAGGCAAGAGACCTCCACAAGCTAAAAGTTCTAATGAGGAACCTACCAAATGCCATCCCATTATACTCGGAAATGGAGACCCTCCACTCTCAACTCTTTTCCTGGTTGTTTCCTGGTCTATCAGTGACGAATGGGTGAAGGATGTGGGGAAGGATGGGGCAATAAATCACCATGGAGGATGCTATTCCCGCAGAAAACAATTGGATGTCATTTGTACCATAAATTATAGCAGCGTAGAGTCGGCGTAGAGCCGAAAACGGCCTAATTTGATGAAAATTTCTCCctcaatttttttttgctaaTTAGTAGCTAATTAGCAATGCTAATATGCTACGCTAAAAAGGTTCGACACATCTCATGCTAATATGCTTTGCTAAAAACTCGTGGGACCTAATCGCGGGTGcactggatgacttcccgtaaggatgtgcaaataatctcctttcaaataaaagttttgatgtaaattgaaaattgggaaattgtcgaattatttgcagatgcctcccgcaatgctggaaatttgcatgaagtgctcggatttatcacacgtgtggtagctcgccaagggcgtaagcgcggacaaacttccatatctgggctggaaaccatgtggactcacctcgcttaacgaaatattgcagcaaaaacagtttagaaaggggtcgctaggcctttctaaattcaagaatttagaacatgccctgatgttcagattctggtatttgttgccaggtatcactcgcttaacatatcgccgatgattttcagcgttatttgcaacgatatttacaaataatccttacgggaagtcatccactaTTGGGATGCTTACTGTCAAACGGGAGAATCTTATTCAAGTTGCCGCTTTGTAGGTTTTCGGGTTCCTTCCGTGTGCTGACACACTACAGTCATTTGCAATTTGCAGACTGCCGAAGTTGACGCGTTCTCCAGGTGACGGCGCCCTAAATAGGCCTTTCACGAACACACTCTCAACCCCCACCACTGCCTTTTTTTTCTACGTACAAAATCATGGCTACAGCTATTTCGCTTCAGATTCCCGAGGGGTACGTTGGTTTGTCGTTTCGATAACGAATCAGTTCTTAGTGGGCGGGACGGAAATGCTGATATTTCCATCTCAATCAGACTTCCCCTCGTCGGTGCATCCCTCCTTTCAACGATCATACTCCTCACCTACCAAGCCAGCAAGGTGGGGAGGGCACGCAAAGCCGCAAATGTTCAATATCCTCAGAGTCAGTCTCTGTGGTGATCATGTTGGAATATCGAGCTAACTCGAATCAAAAAGTGTACGCCGAGAAAGCGGAAGAGAGCGCCTCACTCGAAGCTAGAAAGTTCAACTGTGCCCAACGTGAGTCGCCTACAACGAGTTATCAAAGATATCTAAAACCTTGCCTCCCTTCTCAGGTGCCCACCAAAACACGTTGGAATCCCTCCCAATTGTCTATCTGTCGTGCGTGTAACCGAAATGCATTGCGAGAATTCCGACATGCTCAACTCAGCCTTCCATAGAACCGTGTTAACCGCCATCAAATATCCCAAACTTGCAGCCGGATTGTTAGCAGGATGGAGCGTCAGTCGGTTCATATTCACCCGTGGTTACGCGACTGGTGATCCTCAGAAGGTACATGATCACCAGTTACTATCAAAAAGTGGTATTAACCTCCCTCGAACCTCCATCATAGCGTGCAAACGGTGCCCGTTTTAGCTTCATCTTTCAGTTTGGTATGTGGCCACAAGTCCATTGCAGTTCCTCCCAAAAGTTCACCATTCAACCCTTCTTCTTGTCGTGCAGGTCTATATGGCGCTTCGTTCGCTGTCGTCGGAAGTGGTTTAAGGACATATCTCGGCGTTTAGGTTGGATCCATGTTGCGCCCATTCGTTGATGAGGTGTAGTTATTATTATTAACTTTAATACCTATGGTTCTCAAGCCCTCACCGTCTCTTGTGGCTGTCGATCCTCGTTCCGAAAGCTATACAGCACTGCTATCCAACGTTCCGAAGTGATATTTCAATTAGGCAGACAATATCGTCTGGCGCTCGAAATCGTGAATGACCATGAGGATCCTGTTATTTAGTGAGTGTGAGCCTCGAAGATACCAGGCAACGAGAAACGAAGCGGATCCATACGGTCTTTCAGTACAGTCCATGATAGACTCAGATGGCAGAGGATGGCGGAGGACTGTTGGCTCTCACTAGATATAACCTCAATAAACATCAAGACTCGCACAACTAAAAATTCACCAAAAGCTACAGTAGCACACCTGCAAGAATTAACGCACGGTCcctgaggccttgaggctcGAGGCACGCCAACAAAGTGAAAATGAATAAGAAGTTTATGATGGTGAGAGGGAGGAGGGGCGCTCGGTTCACTCTTCTGTGCATTCGCCATTTCAACTGAAGAACGGTTCATACCCCTCTCGCGAAGGCTGATTGATTACCCCGTGTCGGTACTACTTTGATATCTTACTGGAACGTATACACCTTTCCATATCGCCGACCTCACTACTTACCGATAACGCATCTTCGCATGGCCACTCACAACGAAGTTGGATCGCTTGGTAATGTCTCGAAAGTGAGGGAAAAGATATTTATGACACTTTGGTATTTGCCAGGACTACCAGGGACTGCCAGATGAACTTCGAGTCTCTTCTCGGGGGTGTACTTCGCCTGCTGCATCCTTTTAACATTTGAAGGAGTGTAGACGTTGGTGGGAAGCGAATGGAATCACAGTAACGCACGTACCGGAAGCTCTCCTTACAGATCACCAACTTTCTTTACGCCGATCCGACTTGTCAACCTCTCGTTCCTCCTCCAAAAGTCAACCAGAATTTGTGCCAACTTCGTTGGATCATCCTGAACACCATGTCAGTCCGGTGAGTGTCGAAGAATAATATTGTCCCACCTCATGCAACATATGTCCGACCCCGGGCACGACTTCCATCTGAAATTTGCCTTGCATCTGACCTATCATGAGCTCCTTATCTAGCCTATCGGTCCCTGCAAGGATGAGAAGGCGGGCGGTACGTGCGCTCAGGAATTGTTTTGACAGGCCAGTGAACCAGCCTGCAGGAAGAGTCAGCGGCTTCTCGTTCTCAAAGCGATGTTATGTACTCACTAGTCCAATATGGGGCCGTAGATCTCAAAGGGGTCCGCCAGATATATGGCGGGGTAGTGAGGGAACTACTATTTGATGATACGATAATCCCCGGGATGGATACACGGGCAGAGTTTGGATTTCGGATTGCTTTTGTTGTTACACTTGCGGAAAAGAACACCTCAGTCGACAGCAACACATTGAAAGGGGAACATCAGTGCCTACTGCCATTCCACTGCCTCTTCCACACTATCAAATCCTTCCGGGCGGGCATTGAGAAGACCATGCATATGGGGAAGAGCATCCAGAGCGGAACCCTCAACAACATCCAAAACGACGACTCCGCCTACTTTATACTTCTTTTCCAATAAGATTGGACATGCTCTTGTAATCACAGAACCACCCATACTGTGACCAACAAGGAGCAGATTTGTGGCCATGCTGGGATCTTTAAATATGGCCTGTACCACCTCAACAAAATCCTCGACCAGGACTTCAACCGAtagatcttcatcttccataTTATTCTCCGTTGTTGACGTTGTCTTCCCTACAATTTTGAAGGTTGATGAGCATAATTTGGAAGAAGTGTGAACAAAAGCACTCGCCATGTCTCCTCGCGTCCACGCTCAACAACCCACATTCTCCTTTACTCAGGTCAGCGATTTCTTTCGCCACGCAAGCAAAACTGAGTCCCGAATACCCAGCTCCATGATGACATACCATCACAGTTCCGCCACTAAACTTGGGCGGGGTGTAATACGCGCGCACGTCTAGATGTCTGCTAGGGACGTCAACTTGGACCGCTTCGACGAAGAAAGACGAGGCCGATAGTGGCGAAAAAGCTGGATTTGGTTCGCGTTTTGGTTTAGATTTCTGTAATGATTTCAAAGTTCGAGGCCTGGGCTTCGATAAGATTGAATATGGAGGGTAGTATCATGGCAAGAGTCGCTACGCACATTGCAGGTGGTCCCATTCCACTGCCCGGTAGCGATCCTAGTGAATCgttctcttcgtcttcatcactATCATCTAGCGAGATATCTGGGGGAAGCTTGGCTAAACGGGCACTGAGAGCAGAACGATATAGATCAGACATGGGATTGAAGGTGCAAAAGTTCGATGCACTGGTCGTGACGCGTAACGACGCGCTTCTGTCACGTCTGTACAAATTTGGAGGGTTGAGTATGTAGTTGCTCGACAACGTCCAAATAATGATGAATGTAATACACCTAGGATCCCGACGTAGAATTGGTTTCCAAAGCAGCAACGTTTGATGCACAATGGATAGAAGGATAACAACATGATGGTACCGAGTGTCCTTTACTTGTGAATGCAAATGGAAAGCGTAGCAAAAAAGTATAAATGAAGATATGATATGAGATCAATAACATTAGTATGCAACCTAAGGGTATATTCCGGGTCATGAGTCGTTATCTTCGTTCTCTTGCATCGCTTGCTCAATGGACATGCATTGTTGTAGTAGCTGAAAAATGACAGGCCTTCCACACGAGTTCTTGACGAAACGGTTCTAAATCGAGGGTGAGCAACCAATATATTGGTTACCAATTTAACATACCTTGATAAGTTCGTCGGGACTGGGGCGGGAAGAGGGAGGTTCAGAGCACAGGCGCAAGAATTCATGGAAGTCTGGGGTATATAGATCTGGTTTATCCAAAGGCGGCCATCCGTTGCTTGGAGTGGCGTCGTCTGAGTCAGCGAAAGGAGGTCTTGCTTGTGCCATTTCCCAAACTGTGGCACCCAAAGACCAGACATCGACCTTAAGTGCGTCATATGGACCGCTATGTAGAAACCGTTAATCTGAGAGCTCTATACGGAAACATTGACAACTTACGTTCGCACTTCGGGTGCCTACACACGCGAGGATAAACGAATAAGTATGTGAAGGCCTTGAAGGAGTGCAGAAATCGACTTACCTGCCAATATAGGACTCCCACTGGGTCAAAGGCCATCGATGTCTCTTTGGGTAGCTTGAGAGCAGATGAGAATTCAGCTGTATCCGGAGTCAGTAAATATCGGATACGTCAAAGTGGCAGAATGCTTACTTAGTTTCAGGACGCCCGCCGAGTTGAGCAAGAGATTGTCCGAACGGAGATCACGATGGGCGATCCTTTGGCTTTGCAAAAATTGCAACGCTTCGACGATCTGCCCAGACATTCAGCACCTGCAGATTAcaagaagaaatagaaatagAAACATACATCACTCGTAAATCTTGCGATCATCCGTTCCTGTAGCATCAACCCTGCATCGACCAACTCAACTACATCAGCCAAGCTTCTCTCCATGAGCTCCATTCTTATCCACAAAGAATCCTCCACCAAGTCAACATATAAAGCATCCATAGTGAGAACATTCGGATGAGCGACTCCCCTCAAGAGGACCAATTCTCTTCTCAATTCCTCAAGTTTTGTCGAACCAGCGGGCTCAATCTGGACACATTTTATAGCAACTAGTGTTGTGATCCCGCGCATCTGGTTGTCCGCGTTGTGGGCTGTGATTAGAGGCGGAAGTTTAAGTCTGTGTATGTTGCCAGTCTCCGTCACATGAGCAGCAAAGATCGATCCACTCTCGCCTTCGGCGATCTCTTGCAGGTCATGGTAATACTCCCTAGGATCGATAGGTTCATCAATGAACTCTTCAAGAGGCTTTAAGACCTCCGATAACCATCCAGGATACCGCTGAGCTGGTGTTACGGGAGTAATGGCAGAGTTTAACATCGCTGCAGTGACTACTTGTACTGGCGAGTTGCTGATAATGATGGTGGGCTTTGAAGGAGCGGTGGTATTGACATGAGAGATGGTATCATTGCTGCTCATCACGTCGTCTTCGttttcgtcgtcttcatcgacTGACACACTGTGAACCTGTTCATCCTCCTTAACTGCGCCACCGAATGTATCCGTCGCAGACGATAACAGATGGTGGTGTTCGTGCAACTTGACGTTCTTCTCAAAAGTGGTTTGACCTGGACCGGGGCTGCAATTGCCCTCCAAGTAGTAGACAAGtccgtcgtcttcgtctccGTCCTCTGTCATAGGCGATAACTGGGATGCAGCTGATGATCCACTAAACCGGGATGAGGACGAAACGCCCGACATTGACCCTGCAGATGCAGAGCCCTCCTCACTACCGAAAGTCGAGTCTTGTGGAGATGCAGGGTGCTTGAGACTAGTCGCAGGTGACTTGGACCGTGCAGACTGTGGTAGGGGCGGTGAGCCTGAAGGAGGGGATACAGCAGAAGGCAAAGTAGCCTCGAGTCGCCGCGAGGCGGATATAGGATTCGGTAGGGGCTTCGGCTCTGCTGATGCATTTGAACGTGGAAGAGCTTTTTCAATTTTCGCGACGGCCGCTTTCACGCTCGTCACTGTCGCCGTTGCATGGGTGACGGTCAAAGTCGACACAGTCGACGTACTGCTCCGAGTCGAATTTCGATTCGAAGGACTTACTCCCGTCGTGAGTAAAGCACCATCCTCTacgtcctcctcttcaatctGTCCATTGTCGCCTCTCCATC is a genomic window containing:
- a CDS encoding uncharacterized protein (MEROPS:MER0036069; BUSCO:EOG09264E5J), coding for MSDLYRSALSARLAKLPPDISLDDSDEDEENDSLGSLPGSGMGPPAMPRTLKSLQKSKPKREPNPAFSPLSASSFFVEAVQVDVPSRHLDVRAYYTPPKFSGGTVMVCHHGAGYSGLSFACVAKEIADLSKGECGLLSVDARRHGKTTSTTENNMEDEDLSVEVLVEDFVEVVQAIFKDPSMATNLLLVGHSMGGSVITRACPILLEKKYKVGGVVVLDVVEGSALDALPHMHGLLNARPEGFDSVEEAVEWHVTTKAIRNPNSARVSIPGIIVSSNSSSLTTPPYIWRTPLRSTAPYWTSWFTGLSKQFLSARTARLLILAGTDRLDKELMIGQMQGKFQMEVVPGVGHMLHEDDPTKLAQILVDFWRRNERLTSRIGVKKVGDL